The following coding sequences lie in one Nitratireductor mangrovi genomic window:
- the hpaH gene encoding 2-oxo-hept-4-ene-1,7-dioate hydratase: MLDSQMICDAAQALVRAEENRTQIGLLSLKHPGMTMDDAYAVQAAFVEAKLNSGRKAIGWKIGLTSKAMQYALNIDIPDSGVLLDDMIFEDGSTVPADRFIQPRIEAEVAFVMKAPLRGPGVTVFDVLNATDYVVPALEILDTRVMRVDPETKAARTIVDTIADNAANAGIAWGGRAMKPDDIDLRWMGAIVSRNGEVEETGLGAGVLNHPARGIAWLANRLSQYGDAGIEAGQIVLAGSFIRPIEASHGSTIHADFGPCGSVSLFFA, from the coding sequence ATGCTGGACAGCCAGATGATCTGCGATGCCGCCCAAGCGCTGGTTCGGGCGGAGGAAAACCGGACCCAGATCGGCCTGTTGTCCCTCAAACATCCAGGCATGACGATGGACGACGCCTACGCCGTGCAGGCGGCGTTCGTCGAGGCCAAACTCAATTCCGGACGCAAGGCGATCGGCTGGAAGATCGGCCTGACCTCAAAGGCCATGCAGTATGCGCTGAATATCGACATTCCCGATTCCGGGGTGTTGCTCGACGACATGATCTTCGAAGACGGGTCGACAGTTCCGGCCGACCGCTTCATCCAGCCGCGTATCGAGGCGGAAGTAGCTTTCGTGATGAAAGCGCCCCTGCGCGGTCCGGGGGTTACCGTGTTCGACGTCCTGAACGCCACCGACTATGTCGTTCCGGCGTTGGAAATTCTCGACACACGCGTCATGCGCGTCGATCCCGAGACGAAGGCGGCGCGAACAATCGTCGATACCATCGCCGACAATGCCGCCAATGCAGGGATCGCCTGGGGCGGCCGTGCGATGAAGCCGGACGACATCGACCTGCGCTGGATGGGCGCTATCGTTTCCCGCAATGGCGAAGTTGAGGAAACCGGCCTTGGCGCGGGGGTGTTGAACCACCCGGCGCGAGGCATCGCCTGGCTCGCCAACCGCCTGTCGCAGTATGGCGATGCTGGGATCGAAGCGGGCCAGATCGTGCTTGCCGGCTCTTTCATCCGACCAATCGAGGCCTCCCACGGCAGCACGATCCACGCGGACTTCGGGCCGTGCGGCTCGGTCAGCCTGTTTTTCGCGTGA
- a CDS encoding fumarylacetoacetate hydrolase family protein: MNLATFTAGNEQLWGVTVPGGVLALSPEFPQWKTLRNVIEAGAVETLLERAAGRAATHDDGSFVWNIPIPDPEKIVCVGVNFPDRNAEYRDGQEAPPNMSLFPRFPRSFTGHQTPLIRPPESQQLDYEGEMAIVIGKGGRRIPEPEALSHITALSLCNEGTIRDWVRHAKFNVTQGKNWDSSGAIGPWLVPYVDPAQIVDIGLTTRVNGNLRQQDRTGRMLFPVARQIAYISTFTTLVPGDIIITGTPTGAGARFDPPIWLKPGDVIEVEAEGIGLLRNTVADEVV, from the coding sequence ATGAACCTGGCCACGTTCACAGCCGGCAACGAGCAATTGTGGGGCGTCACGGTGCCGGGAGGCGTCCTCGCGCTGTCGCCGGAATTCCCACAATGGAAAACCCTGCGCAATGTGATCGAGGCAGGCGCGGTCGAAACGCTTCTCGAGCGTGCGGCGGGTCGCGCGGCCACGCATGACGACGGCAGCTTCGTCTGGAATATTCCGATCCCGGACCCCGAGAAGATCGTCTGCGTCGGCGTCAATTTTCCAGACCGCAATGCCGAGTACAGGGACGGGCAGGAAGCACCACCCAACATGTCGCTTTTCCCTCGCTTCCCACGCAGCTTCACCGGCCACCAGACGCCGCTGATCCGACCGCCCGAAAGCCAGCAACTCGACTATGAGGGCGAGATGGCCATCGTCATCGGCAAGGGCGGCCGCCGCATCCCCGAGCCGGAGGCGCTGTCGCACATCACAGCACTGAGCCTTTGCAACGAAGGCACCATCCGCGACTGGGTACGTCACGCCAAGTTCAATGTTACACAGGGCAAGAACTGGGATTCGTCCGGCGCCATCGGTCCCTGGCTTGTGCCCTATGTCGATCCCGCGCAGATCGTCGACATCGGCCTGACCACAAGAGTGAACGGCAACTTGCGTCAGCAGGATCGGACGGGACGCATGCTCTTCCCCGTCGCACGGCAGATCGCCTACATCTCCACTTTCACCACGCTGGTACCGGGGGACATCATCATCACAGGTACACCAACCGGTGCCGGCGCCCGCTTCGATCCGCCGATCTGGCTCAAGCCCGGTGACGTCATCGAGGTCGAGGCCGAAGGAATCGGACTGCTCCGCAACACAGTCGCCGACGAGGTAGTCTGA
- the hpaD gene encoding 3,4-dihydroxyphenylacetate 2,3-dioxygenase: protein MPVPAPNLYPPFNIVRLAYVELFVTDLIKSRTFYVDVLGLQVTHEEADRITLRAMEERGHHCIVLCEAEQPSASVLGFRLYDDPDLDKAHDWFQAQGLQVEWVERSWQGRTLRTRDPQGIPIEFYVRMDHLEPIHQKYALYRGVRPLRIDHFNCFSPNVDEAVAFYNSIGFRVTEYTEDEETKRLWAAWMHRKGGVHDMAFTNGVGPRLHHTAFWVPNPLAIIDLLDLMSTTGWLSNIERGPGRHGISNAFFLYIRDPDGHRIEIYCSDYLTVDPDLPPIKWDLKDPQRQTLWGAPAPRSWFEEGSVFAGTPVREADLKAQPIVAP from the coding sequence ATGCCCGTACCGGCTCCGAATCTGTACCCGCCCTTCAACATCGTGCGCCTCGCCTATGTCGAACTCTTCGTCACGGACCTAATCAAATCGCGCACTTTCTACGTCGATGTGCTTGGGCTTCAGGTGACGCACGAGGAAGCCGACCGCATCACGCTGCGGGCCATGGAGGAGCGCGGCCATCATTGCATCGTGCTGTGCGAGGCGGAGCAGCCGTCGGCCAGCGTCCTGGGGTTCAGGCTTTATGACGACCCTGACCTCGACAAGGCTCATGACTGGTTCCAGGCTCAGGGCCTGCAGGTCGAATGGGTCGAACGCTCCTGGCAGGGACGCACGCTTCGGACACGCGACCCCCAAGGCATTCCGATCGAGTTCTATGTGAGGATGGATCACCTGGAACCGATCCACCAGAAATATGCCCTCTACAGGGGCGTCAGGCCGCTCCGCATCGACCACTTCAACTGCTTCTCGCCCAATGTCGACGAAGCGGTTGCCTTCTACAACTCAATCGGCTTCCGCGTGACCGAGTATACCGAGGACGAGGAGACCAAGCGCCTTTGGGCCGCATGGATGCACCGCAAGGGCGGCGTCCATGACATGGCCTTCACAAATGGCGTCGGCCCGCGCCTGCACCACACGGCCTTCTGGGTGCCCAATCCGCTCGCCATCATCGACCTGCTGGACCTCATGTCCACCACCGGATGGCTGTCGAACATCGAGCGCGGACCCGGGCGGCACGGCATCTCCAACGCCTTTTTTCTCTACATCCGCGACCCCGACGGTCATCGCATCGAGATCTATTGCTCGGACTACCTGACCGTCGATCCCGACCTCCCGCCCATCAAATGGGATCTGAAGGATCCACAGCGCCAGACGCTCTGGGGGGCGCCGGCGCCGCGGTCGTGGTTCGAGGAAGGCAGCGTCTTCGCCGGCACGCCTGTACGCGAAGCCGATCTGAAAGCCCAGCCGATCGTGGCACCGTGA